A genomic window from Solanum dulcamara chromosome 11, daSolDulc1.2, whole genome shotgun sequence includes:
- the LOC129871978 gene encoding inositol hexakisphosphate and diphosphoinositol-pentakisphosphate kinase VIP2-like isoform X1, giving the protein MGSGVEKSANLGAFCQSEKKKEKEKKEKKKKMKMKMKMKKEKEEGSVGKKITIGVCVMEKKVKCGSEVFSAPMEQILERLQCFGEFEVVYFGDKAILEDPIESWPLCDCLIAFYSSGYPLKKAEAYASLRKPFLVNELEPQYLLHDRRKVYERLEMFGIPVPRYACVHREVPDQHLDYFVEEDDFVEVHGNRFWKPFVEKPVNADDHRIMIYYPSSAGGGMKELFRKVGNRSSEFHPEVRRVRREGSYIYEEFMPTGGTDVKVYTVGPDYAHAEARKSPVVDGVVMRNPDGKEVRYPVLLTPAEKQMAREVCIAFRQAVCGFDLLRSEGRSYVCDVNGWSFVKNSYKYYDDATCVLRKMFLDAKAPHLSSTIPPVLPWKVSEPVQPSEGLTRQGSGLIGTFGQAEELRCVVTIVRHGDRTPKQKVKLKVTEEKLLNLMLKYNGGKPRSETKLKTAVQLQDLLDATRALVPRSRPGRESDSEAEDIEHAEKLRQVKAVLEEGGHFSGIYRKVQLKPLKWAKVAKSNGEGEEERPVEALMVLKYGGVLTHAGRKQAEELGRYFRNNMYPGEGTGLLRLHSTYRHDLKIYSSDEGRVQMSAAAFAKGLLDLEGQLTPILVSLVSKDSSMLDGLDSASIEMEDAKARLNDIITSGTRTLHNNGSAEKPWMVDGAGLPPNASELLPKLVKFTKKVTEQVRLLAKDEDEELAEASPYDVIPPYDQAKALGKINIDVDRIAAGLPCGSEGFLLMYARWRKLERDLYNERKDRFDITQIPDVYDSCKYDLLHNSHLNLGGLNELFKVAQLLADGVIPNEYGINPKQKLKIGSKIARRLLGKIMIDLRNTREEALSVAELKGSQDNLAVNKTTKEDTEYHTKPHTRNEESRRTSFNSERSMDQDDDDDKEPKYRLDPKYANVRTPERHVRTRLYFTSESHIHSLMNVLRYCNLDESLQGEDSLVCDNALDRLCRTKELDYMSYIVLRMFENTEVALEDPERFRIELTFSRGADLSPLEVNDEIAASLHQEHTLPIMGPERLQEVGSYLTLANMEKLMRPFAMPAEDFPPPSTPQGFSGYFSKSALVLERLAKIWPFHKHGNSNGK; this is encoded by the exons ATGGGAAGTGGGGTTGAGAAAAGCGCAAATCTTGGAGCTTTTTGTCAGtcagagaagaagaaagagaaagagaagaaagagaagaaaaagaagatgaagatgaagatgaagatgaagaaggagaaggaggagggaAGTGTCGGGAAGAAGATAACTATTGGTGTTTGTGTAAtggaaaagaaggtgaaatgCGGCTCCGAG GTCTTTTCAGCGCCAATGGAACAGATTCTTGAAAGACTGCAGTGTTTTGGGGAATTTGAG gttgtgtaCTTTGGAGACAAAGCTATTCTTGAAGATCCAATTGAGAG CTGGCCATTATGCGACTGCTTGATTGCCTTCTACTCCAGTGGATATCCTTTGAAGAAGGCAGAAGCATATGCTTCATTAAGAAA GCCTTTCCTTGTGAATGAATTGGAACCACAGTACCTTCTTCATGATCGGAGGAAAGTATACGAG CGTCTTGAGATGTTTGGAATCCCTGTGCCAAGGTATGCTTGCGTTCACAGAGAAGTACCTGACCAACATTTGGATTATTTTGTTGAAGAAGATGACTTTGTTGAAGTTCATGGGAATCGCTTTTGGAAGCCTTTTGTGGAAAAGCCTGTCAATG CTGATGACCATAGAATAATGATTTACTATCCTAGTTCGGCTGGCGGGGGAATGAAGGAATTGTTCCGAAAG gTTGGTAACCGCTCAAGTGAGTTCCATCCAGAGGTTAGAAGAGTAAGACGTGAAGGATCCTACATATATGAGGAATTCATGCCCACAGGAGGAACAGACGTTAAG GTGTATACAGTTGGTCCAGATTATGCACATGCAGAGGCAAGGAAATCTCCTGTTGTTGATGGTGTTGTTATGAGAAATCCTGATGGGAAAGAA GTTCGGTATCCTGTTCTACTTACCCCTGCAGAGAAGCAAATGGCCAGAGAAGTTTGCATAGCCTTTAGGCAAGCA GTATGTGGCTTCGATCTATTGCGTAGTGAGGGGCGTTCATATGTTTGTGATGTAAATGGCTGGAGCTTTGTGAAGAACTCTTACAA GTACTATGACGATGCTACTTGTGTGTTGAGGAAGATGTTTCTAGATGCAAAAGCTCCACATCTTTCATCGACAATCCCACCAGTTTTACCATGGAAAGTCAGTGAACCAGTTCAGCCTTCTGAGGGGTTAACACGTCAAGGAAGTGGACTGATCGGCACATTTGGACAAGCAGAGGAACTACGATGTGTAGTTACAATTGTTCGGCA TGGTGATAGAACTCCAAAACAGAAAGTGAAGTTGAAGGTTACTGAGGAAAAACTCTTAAATTTGATGTTAAAGTACAATGGCGGTAAACCTAGATCAGAG ACAAAGCTTAAAACTGCTGTGCAATTGCAAGATCTTTTGGATGCCACCAGAGCCTTAGTGCCACGTTCTAG GCCTGGTCGGGAAAGTGATAGTGAAGCTGAAGACATTGAGCATGCTGAGAAACTTCGTCAAGTAAAAGCTGTTCTTGAGGAG GGGGGACATTTCTCTGGAATTTATAGAAAAGTTCAGCTAAAGCCACTAAAGTGGGCTAAAGTTGCCAAGTCAAATGGTGAAGGTGAAGAAGAACGGCCTGTTGAAGCTCTTATGGTTCTAAAATATGGAGGTGTTCTCACTCATGCTGGCAGAAAGCAG GCTGAAGAGCTCGGAAGATACTTCCGTAATAACATGTATCCAG GTGAAGGTACAGGCCTCCTTCGCCTCCATAGTACATATCGCCATGACCTAAAAATATACAGCTCCGATGAGGGCCGTGTGCAG ATGTCTGCAGCTGCATTTGCTAAAGGTCTACTTGACTTGGAAGGACAATTGACACCTATCCTG GTGTCGCTGGTTAGCAAGGATTCTTCAATGCTTGATGGACTTGACAGTGCCAGTATCGAAATGGAAGATGCTAAG GCAAGGTTGAATGACATAATTACTTCTGGAACAAGGACTCTTCATAACAATGGATCAGCAGAGAAACCTTGGATGGTTGATGGAGCAGGACTCCCTCCTAATGCATCTGAACTTCTGCCCAAATTG GTGAAGTTTACTAAGAAGGTGACAGAGCAAGTAAGGCTTCTCGCTAAGGATGAGGATGAAGAACTTGCAGAGGCAAGCCCATATGATGTAATTCCACCTTATGATCAAGCTAAAGCGCTtggtaaaataaatattgatgtTGATCGTATTGCTGCGGGTTTACCTTGTGGCAGCGAGGGATTTCTACTCATGTATGCAAGATGGAGAAAACTAGAGAGGGATTTATATAACGAACGGAAAGA TCGTTTTGATATCACGCAAATTCCAGATGTTTATGACTCGTGCAA GTATGACCTTTTGCACAATTCACATCTGAATCTAGGGGGCTTGAATGAACTTTTTAAGGTTGCTCAG CTACTTGCAGATGGCGTTATTCCAAATGAATACGGGATAAATCCAAAGCAGAAATTAAAGATTGGATCAAAG ATTGCTCGCCGCCTGTTGGGTAAAATTATGATTGATCTAAGGAATACCCGTGAAGAAGCTCTAAGTGTGGCTGAGTTGAAAGGTAGTCAAGACAATTTGGCAGTGAATAAGACAACAAAGGAAGATACAGAGTATCATACCAAGCCTCACACTCGTAATGAAGAGTCTAGAAGAACTAGCTTCAATAGTGAGAGATCCATGGAtcaagatgatgatgatgacaaAGAGCCTAAGTATCGCTTAGATCCAAA GTATGCAAATGTCAGAACACCTGAGAGACATGTGCGAACACGCCTATACTTTACTTCA GAGTCGCATATCCATTCCTTGATGAATGTTCTTCGTTATTGCAACCTGGATGAGTCTCTTCAAGGAGAGGACAGCCTTGTGTGCGATAATGCTTTGGATCGCTTGTGCAGAACCAAGGAGCTAGATTACATGAGTTATATTGTATTGAGGATGTTCGAGAACACAGAG GTGGCTCTGGAAGACCCTGAAAGGTTCCGCATAGAGCTGACTTTTAGCCGTGGTGCCGATCTATCACCACTAGAG GTAAATGATGAGATAGCTGCTTCATTGCATCAAGAGCACACACTGCCAATAATGGGTCCTGAAAGGCTTCAAGAAGTCGGTTCATATCTTACATTGGCAAACATGGAAAAACTGATGCGTCCATTTGCCATGCCGGCTGAAGATTTCCCACCACCGTCAACTCCTCAAGGGTTCTCTGGATATTTCTCGAAAAGTGCATTGG
- the LOC129871978 gene encoding inositol hexakisphosphate and diphosphoinositol-pentakisphosphate kinase VIP2-like isoform X3, translating into MPTGGTDVKVYTVGPDYAHAEARKSPVVDGVVMRNPDGKEVRYPVLLTPAEKQMAREVCIAFRQAVCGFDLLRSEGRSYVCDVNGWSFVKNSYKYYDDATCVLRKMFLDAKAPHLSSTIPPVLPWKVSEPVQPSEGLTRQGSGLIGTFGQAEELRCVVTIVRHGDRTPKQKVKLKVTEEKLLNLMLKYNGGKPRSETKLKTAVQLQDLLDATRALVPRSRPGRESDSEAEDIEHAEKLRQVKAVLEEGGHFSGIYRKVQLKPLKWAKVAKSNGEGEEERPVEALMVLKYGGVLTHAGRKQAEELGRYFRNNMYPGEGTGLLRLHSTYRHDLKIYSSDEGRVQMSAAAFAKGLLDLEGQLTPILVSLVSKDSSMLDGLDSASIEMEDAKARLNDIITSGTRTLHNNGSAEKPWMVDGAGLPPNASELLPKLVKFTKKVTEQVRLLAKDEDEELAEASPYDVIPPYDQAKALGKINIDVDRIAAGLPCGSEGFLLMYARWRKLERDLYNERKDRFDITQIPDVYDSCKYDLLHNSHLNLGGLNELFKVAQLLADGVIPNEYGINPKQKLKIGSKIARRLLGKIMIDLRNTREEALSVAELKGSQDNLAVNKTTKEDTEYHTKPHTRNEESRRTSFNSERSMDQDDDDDKEPKYRLDPKYANVRTPERHVRTRLYFTSESHIHSLMNVLRYCNLDESLQGEDSLVCDNALDRLCRTKELDYMSYIVLRMFENTEVALEDPERFRIELTFSRGADLSPLEVNDEIAASLHQEHTLPIMGPERLQEVGSYLTLANMEKLMRPFAMPAEDFPPPSTPQGFSGYFSKSALVLERLAKIWPFHKHGNSNGK; encoded by the exons ATGCCCACAGGAGGAACAGACGTTAAG GTGTATACAGTTGGTCCAGATTATGCACATGCAGAGGCAAGGAAATCTCCTGTTGTTGATGGTGTTGTTATGAGAAATCCTGATGGGAAAGAA GTTCGGTATCCTGTTCTACTTACCCCTGCAGAGAAGCAAATGGCCAGAGAAGTTTGCATAGCCTTTAGGCAAGCA GTATGTGGCTTCGATCTATTGCGTAGTGAGGGGCGTTCATATGTTTGTGATGTAAATGGCTGGAGCTTTGTGAAGAACTCTTACAA GTACTATGACGATGCTACTTGTGTGTTGAGGAAGATGTTTCTAGATGCAAAAGCTCCACATCTTTCATCGACAATCCCACCAGTTTTACCATGGAAAGTCAGTGAACCAGTTCAGCCTTCTGAGGGGTTAACACGTCAAGGAAGTGGACTGATCGGCACATTTGGACAAGCAGAGGAACTACGATGTGTAGTTACAATTGTTCGGCA TGGTGATAGAACTCCAAAACAGAAAGTGAAGTTGAAGGTTACTGAGGAAAAACTCTTAAATTTGATGTTAAAGTACAATGGCGGTAAACCTAGATCAGAG ACAAAGCTTAAAACTGCTGTGCAATTGCAAGATCTTTTGGATGCCACCAGAGCCTTAGTGCCACGTTCTAG GCCTGGTCGGGAAAGTGATAGTGAAGCTGAAGACATTGAGCATGCTGAGAAACTTCGTCAAGTAAAAGCTGTTCTTGAGGAG GGGGGACATTTCTCTGGAATTTATAGAAAAGTTCAGCTAAAGCCACTAAAGTGGGCTAAAGTTGCCAAGTCAAATGGTGAAGGTGAAGAAGAACGGCCTGTTGAAGCTCTTATGGTTCTAAAATATGGAGGTGTTCTCACTCATGCTGGCAGAAAGCAG GCTGAAGAGCTCGGAAGATACTTCCGTAATAACATGTATCCAG GTGAAGGTACAGGCCTCCTTCGCCTCCATAGTACATATCGCCATGACCTAAAAATATACAGCTCCGATGAGGGCCGTGTGCAG ATGTCTGCAGCTGCATTTGCTAAAGGTCTACTTGACTTGGAAGGACAATTGACACCTATCCTG GTGTCGCTGGTTAGCAAGGATTCTTCAATGCTTGATGGACTTGACAGTGCCAGTATCGAAATGGAAGATGCTAAG GCAAGGTTGAATGACATAATTACTTCTGGAACAAGGACTCTTCATAACAATGGATCAGCAGAGAAACCTTGGATGGTTGATGGAGCAGGACTCCCTCCTAATGCATCTGAACTTCTGCCCAAATTG GTGAAGTTTACTAAGAAGGTGACAGAGCAAGTAAGGCTTCTCGCTAAGGATGAGGATGAAGAACTTGCAGAGGCAAGCCCATATGATGTAATTCCACCTTATGATCAAGCTAAAGCGCTtggtaaaataaatattgatgtTGATCGTATTGCTGCGGGTTTACCTTGTGGCAGCGAGGGATTTCTACTCATGTATGCAAGATGGAGAAAACTAGAGAGGGATTTATATAACGAACGGAAAGA TCGTTTTGATATCACGCAAATTCCAGATGTTTATGACTCGTGCAA GTATGACCTTTTGCACAATTCACATCTGAATCTAGGGGGCTTGAATGAACTTTTTAAGGTTGCTCAG CTACTTGCAGATGGCGTTATTCCAAATGAATACGGGATAAATCCAAAGCAGAAATTAAAGATTGGATCAAAG ATTGCTCGCCGCCTGTTGGGTAAAATTATGATTGATCTAAGGAATACCCGTGAAGAAGCTCTAAGTGTGGCTGAGTTGAAAGGTAGTCAAGACAATTTGGCAGTGAATAAGACAACAAAGGAAGATACAGAGTATCATACCAAGCCTCACACTCGTAATGAAGAGTCTAGAAGAACTAGCTTCAATAGTGAGAGATCCATGGAtcaagatgatgatgatgacaaAGAGCCTAAGTATCGCTTAGATCCAAA GTATGCAAATGTCAGAACACCTGAGAGACATGTGCGAACACGCCTATACTTTACTTCA GAGTCGCATATCCATTCCTTGATGAATGTTCTTCGTTATTGCAACCTGGATGAGTCTCTTCAAGGAGAGGACAGCCTTGTGTGCGATAATGCTTTGGATCGCTTGTGCAGAACCAAGGAGCTAGATTACATGAGTTATATTGTATTGAGGATGTTCGAGAACACAGAG GTGGCTCTGGAAGACCCTGAAAGGTTCCGCATAGAGCTGACTTTTAGCCGTGGTGCCGATCTATCACCACTAGAG GTAAATGATGAGATAGCTGCTTCATTGCATCAAGAGCACACACTGCCAATAATGGGTCCTGAAAGGCTTCAAGAAGTCGGTTCATATCTTACATTGGCAAACATGGAAAAACTGATGCGTCCATTTGCCATGCCGGCTGAAGATTTCCCACCACCGTCAACTCCTCAAGGGTTCTCTGGATATTTCTCGAAAAGTGCATTGG
- the LOC129871978 gene encoding inositol hexakisphosphate and diphosphoinositol-pentakisphosphate kinase VIP2-like isoform X2, translating to MGSGVEKSANLGAFCQSEKKKEKEKKEKKKKMKMKMKMKKEKEEGSVGKKITIGVCVMEKKVFSAPMEQILERLQCFGEFEVVYFGDKAILEDPIESWPLCDCLIAFYSSGYPLKKAEAYASLRKPFLVNELEPQYLLHDRRKVYERLEMFGIPVPRYACVHREVPDQHLDYFVEEDDFVEVHGNRFWKPFVEKPVNADDHRIMIYYPSSAGGGMKELFRKVGNRSSEFHPEVRRVRREGSYIYEEFMPTGGTDVKVYTVGPDYAHAEARKSPVVDGVVMRNPDGKEVRYPVLLTPAEKQMAREVCIAFRQAVCGFDLLRSEGRSYVCDVNGWSFVKNSYKYYDDATCVLRKMFLDAKAPHLSSTIPPVLPWKVSEPVQPSEGLTRQGSGLIGTFGQAEELRCVVTIVRHGDRTPKQKVKLKVTEEKLLNLMLKYNGGKPRSETKLKTAVQLQDLLDATRALVPRSRPGRESDSEAEDIEHAEKLRQVKAVLEEGGHFSGIYRKVQLKPLKWAKVAKSNGEGEEERPVEALMVLKYGGVLTHAGRKQAEELGRYFRNNMYPGEGTGLLRLHSTYRHDLKIYSSDEGRVQMSAAAFAKGLLDLEGQLTPILVSLVSKDSSMLDGLDSASIEMEDAKARLNDIITSGTRTLHNNGSAEKPWMVDGAGLPPNASELLPKLVKFTKKVTEQVRLLAKDEDEELAEASPYDVIPPYDQAKALGKINIDVDRIAAGLPCGSEGFLLMYARWRKLERDLYNERKDRFDITQIPDVYDSCKYDLLHNSHLNLGGLNELFKVAQLLADGVIPNEYGINPKQKLKIGSKIARRLLGKIMIDLRNTREEALSVAELKGSQDNLAVNKTTKEDTEYHTKPHTRNEESRRTSFNSERSMDQDDDDDKEPKYRLDPKYANVRTPERHVRTRLYFTSESHIHSLMNVLRYCNLDESLQGEDSLVCDNALDRLCRTKELDYMSYIVLRMFENTEVALEDPERFRIELTFSRGADLSPLEVNDEIAASLHQEHTLPIMGPERLQEVGSYLTLANMEKLMRPFAMPAEDFPPPSTPQGFSGYFSKSALVLERLAKIWPFHKHGNSNGK from the exons ATGGGAAGTGGGGTTGAGAAAAGCGCAAATCTTGGAGCTTTTTGTCAGtcagagaagaagaaagagaaagagaagaaagagaagaaaaagaagatgaagatgaagatgaagatgaagaaggagaaggaggagggaAGTGTCGGGAAGAAGATAACTATTGGTGTTTGTGTAAtggaaaagaag GTCTTTTCAGCGCCAATGGAACAGATTCTTGAAAGACTGCAGTGTTTTGGGGAATTTGAG gttgtgtaCTTTGGAGACAAAGCTATTCTTGAAGATCCAATTGAGAG CTGGCCATTATGCGACTGCTTGATTGCCTTCTACTCCAGTGGATATCCTTTGAAGAAGGCAGAAGCATATGCTTCATTAAGAAA GCCTTTCCTTGTGAATGAATTGGAACCACAGTACCTTCTTCATGATCGGAGGAAAGTATACGAG CGTCTTGAGATGTTTGGAATCCCTGTGCCAAGGTATGCTTGCGTTCACAGAGAAGTACCTGACCAACATTTGGATTATTTTGTTGAAGAAGATGACTTTGTTGAAGTTCATGGGAATCGCTTTTGGAAGCCTTTTGTGGAAAAGCCTGTCAATG CTGATGACCATAGAATAATGATTTACTATCCTAGTTCGGCTGGCGGGGGAATGAAGGAATTGTTCCGAAAG gTTGGTAACCGCTCAAGTGAGTTCCATCCAGAGGTTAGAAGAGTAAGACGTGAAGGATCCTACATATATGAGGAATTCATGCCCACAGGAGGAACAGACGTTAAG GTGTATACAGTTGGTCCAGATTATGCACATGCAGAGGCAAGGAAATCTCCTGTTGTTGATGGTGTTGTTATGAGAAATCCTGATGGGAAAGAA GTTCGGTATCCTGTTCTACTTACCCCTGCAGAGAAGCAAATGGCCAGAGAAGTTTGCATAGCCTTTAGGCAAGCA GTATGTGGCTTCGATCTATTGCGTAGTGAGGGGCGTTCATATGTTTGTGATGTAAATGGCTGGAGCTTTGTGAAGAACTCTTACAA GTACTATGACGATGCTACTTGTGTGTTGAGGAAGATGTTTCTAGATGCAAAAGCTCCACATCTTTCATCGACAATCCCACCAGTTTTACCATGGAAAGTCAGTGAACCAGTTCAGCCTTCTGAGGGGTTAACACGTCAAGGAAGTGGACTGATCGGCACATTTGGACAAGCAGAGGAACTACGATGTGTAGTTACAATTGTTCGGCA TGGTGATAGAACTCCAAAACAGAAAGTGAAGTTGAAGGTTACTGAGGAAAAACTCTTAAATTTGATGTTAAAGTACAATGGCGGTAAACCTAGATCAGAG ACAAAGCTTAAAACTGCTGTGCAATTGCAAGATCTTTTGGATGCCACCAGAGCCTTAGTGCCACGTTCTAG GCCTGGTCGGGAAAGTGATAGTGAAGCTGAAGACATTGAGCATGCTGAGAAACTTCGTCAAGTAAAAGCTGTTCTTGAGGAG GGGGGACATTTCTCTGGAATTTATAGAAAAGTTCAGCTAAAGCCACTAAAGTGGGCTAAAGTTGCCAAGTCAAATGGTGAAGGTGAAGAAGAACGGCCTGTTGAAGCTCTTATGGTTCTAAAATATGGAGGTGTTCTCACTCATGCTGGCAGAAAGCAG GCTGAAGAGCTCGGAAGATACTTCCGTAATAACATGTATCCAG GTGAAGGTACAGGCCTCCTTCGCCTCCATAGTACATATCGCCATGACCTAAAAATATACAGCTCCGATGAGGGCCGTGTGCAG ATGTCTGCAGCTGCATTTGCTAAAGGTCTACTTGACTTGGAAGGACAATTGACACCTATCCTG GTGTCGCTGGTTAGCAAGGATTCTTCAATGCTTGATGGACTTGACAGTGCCAGTATCGAAATGGAAGATGCTAAG GCAAGGTTGAATGACATAATTACTTCTGGAACAAGGACTCTTCATAACAATGGATCAGCAGAGAAACCTTGGATGGTTGATGGAGCAGGACTCCCTCCTAATGCATCTGAACTTCTGCCCAAATTG GTGAAGTTTACTAAGAAGGTGACAGAGCAAGTAAGGCTTCTCGCTAAGGATGAGGATGAAGAACTTGCAGAGGCAAGCCCATATGATGTAATTCCACCTTATGATCAAGCTAAAGCGCTtggtaaaataaatattgatgtTGATCGTATTGCTGCGGGTTTACCTTGTGGCAGCGAGGGATTTCTACTCATGTATGCAAGATGGAGAAAACTAGAGAGGGATTTATATAACGAACGGAAAGA TCGTTTTGATATCACGCAAATTCCAGATGTTTATGACTCGTGCAA GTATGACCTTTTGCACAATTCACATCTGAATCTAGGGGGCTTGAATGAACTTTTTAAGGTTGCTCAG CTACTTGCAGATGGCGTTATTCCAAATGAATACGGGATAAATCCAAAGCAGAAATTAAAGATTGGATCAAAG ATTGCTCGCCGCCTGTTGGGTAAAATTATGATTGATCTAAGGAATACCCGTGAAGAAGCTCTAAGTGTGGCTGAGTTGAAAGGTAGTCAAGACAATTTGGCAGTGAATAAGACAACAAAGGAAGATACAGAGTATCATACCAAGCCTCACACTCGTAATGAAGAGTCTAGAAGAACTAGCTTCAATAGTGAGAGATCCATGGAtcaagatgatgatgatgacaaAGAGCCTAAGTATCGCTTAGATCCAAA GTATGCAAATGTCAGAACACCTGAGAGACATGTGCGAACACGCCTATACTTTACTTCA GAGTCGCATATCCATTCCTTGATGAATGTTCTTCGTTATTGCAACCTGGATGAGTCTCTTCAAGGAGAGGACAGCCTTGTGTGCGATAATGCTTTGGATCGCTTGTGCAGAACCAAGGAGCTAGATTACATGAGTTATATTGTATTGAGGATGTTCGAGAACACAGAG GTGGCTCTGGAAGACCCTGAAAGGTTCCGCATAGAGCTGACTTTTAGCCGTGGTGCCGATCTATCACCACTAGAG GTAAATGATGAGATAGCTGCTTCATTGCATCAAGAGCACACACTGCCAATAATGGGTCCTGAAAGGCTTCAAGAAGTCGGTTCATATCTTACATTGGCAAACATGGAAAAACTGATGCGTCCATTTGCCATGCCGGCTGAAGATTTCCCACCACCGTCAACTCCTCAAGGGTTCTCTGGATATTTCTCGAAAAGTGCATTGG
- the LOC129873243 gene encoding putative pentatricopeptide repeat-containing protein At3g28640 yields MNCLSNGCLQVRANLANHSFQIWKWSMSMAEKCTNLRQLKAIHAIYITLGLHRNTYAVSKLLDFCALSNSGDLPYASRIFAQVQIPNTFLFNALIRAYSRSPQPQFSLNYFNLMLQTNNTAAPDSFTFPFLLIACANGPLEAEGKQIHSWVVKNSFSVSNAHVQTALIRFYTNCKALDDARKVFDEITDVDVIQCNVIMSGHLQCGLAKETLSIFQDMLGRGVGPDEYCVTTALAACAHLGALEQGKWIHEHVTKSEWLESDVFIGSALVDMYAKCGCIDMASEVFESMPTRNKHSWATMIRGFAVHGRPELAISCLERMQVVDGLKPDGVVILAVLAACAHSGLQKEGQVLLDGMESSYGVAPEHEHFSCVVDLLCRAGRLDDALKLIRRMPMKPRASVWGALLSGCRNHNNVNLAEVAVKEILLVEDGNEAEEDSAYVQLSNIYLAARQCDDARRIRRRIGDRGLRKTPGYSAIEIDGMFNEFISGDVSHTCLADIHKVLDLTYLDPDFDNLI; encoded by the coding sequence ATGAACTGTCTAAGCAACGGCTGCCTCCAAGTGAGAGCCAATCTTGCCAACCACAGCTTCCAAATATGGAAATGGTCCATGTCCATGGCAGAAAAATGCACCAATTTGCGCCAACTCAAAGCCATCCACGCCATTTACATTACCCTCGGTCTTCACCGCAATACTTACGCCGTAAGCAAGCTCCTCGATTTTTGTGCGCTCTCAAATTCCGGCGACCTTCCTTATGCCTCGCGGATCTTCGCCCAGGTTCAAATTCCCAATACGTTCCTGTTCAACGCCCTAATCCGGGCTTACTCTCGCAGCCCCCAACCCCAATTTTCCCTCAATTACTTCAATCTCATGTTACAAACCAACAACACTGCGGCTCCGGATAGCTTTACATTTCCCTTCCTCCTCATCGCTTGCGCTAACGGTCCTTTGGAGGCGGAGGGTAAACAAATACACAGTTGGGTAGTTAAGAATTCCTTTTCCGTGTCAAACGCGCATGTACAGACTGCGTTAATTCGGTTTTACACTAACTGCAAAGCATTGGATGATGCTCGTAAGGTGTTCGATGAAATTACTGACGTTGATGTTATTCAATGTAATGTTATTATGAGTGGACACCTTCAATGCGGACTAGCAAAGGAGACATTGAGTATTTTTCAAGATATGTTGGGGCGTGGAGTTGGTCCAGATGAGTACTGTGTTACCACAGCACTTGCGGCCTGTGCTCATTTAGGTGCTCTTGAGCAAGGAAAATGGATTCACGAGCATGTTACAAAGAGTGAGTGGCTCGAATCTGATGTTTTTATTGGCTCTGCTCTTGTTGATATGTATGCTAAGTGTGGGTGTATTGACATGGCTTCTGAGGTATTTGAGAGCATGCCGACGAGGAATAAGCATTCATGGGCAACAATGATTCGAGGGTTCGCTGTCCATGGTCGTCCTGAGCTAGCAATAAGCTGTTTGGAGAGGATGCAGGTGGTTGACGGTCTTAAGCCTGATGGTGTTGTCATTCTTGCAGTTTTAGCAGCATGTGCACATTCAGGGCTTCAGAAAGAAGGTCAAGTTTTGTTGGATGGGATGGAATCTTCATATGGTGTTGCACCAGAACATGAGCACTTCAGCTGTGTAGTGGACTTGTTATGCAGGGCAGGGCGATTGGATGACGCACTTAAGCTTATTAGAAGGATGCCAATGAAACCGCGGGCCTCAGTTTGGGGCGCATTGTTGAGTGGTTGCCGAAATCACAATAACGTGAATCTGGCAGAAGTTGCTGTCAAAGAGATTTTGTTGGTAGAAGATGGCAATGAAGCTGAAGAAGATTCTGCTTATGTTcaactatcaaatatatatttggCAGCTCGACAATGTGATGATGCACGTCGAATCAGGAGGAGGATTGGTGACCGAGGGCTCAGGAAGACACCTGGATACAGTGCAATTGAGATTGATGGGATGTTTAATGAGTTTATATCTGGAGATGTTTCCCATACATGTCTAGCTGACATTCATAAGGTGCTTGATCTAACATATCTAGATCCCGATTTCGACAACCTAATATAG